The following proteins are co-located in the Chlorogloeopsis sp. ULAP01 genome:
- a CDS encoding OB-fold nucleic acid binding domain-containing protein, translating to MVKIIAKKSLGTQNVYDIGVERDHNFIIKNGLVASNCFNKSHSTAYGYVTYQTAYLKANYPLEYMAALLTANCDDTDKVQKYIATCTNMGIQIDPPDINRSGVDFTPLGGKIVFGLSAVRNVGQNAIASILEARETTGEFKSLADFCDRIDLGTVNRRTLQSLIYCGAFDKLDSNRNQLIHDLDLVYDWAQSRARDRATGQGNLFDLLGGGFSSKNNTPQNSFDSAPKAKSVPDFPPQEKLRMEKELLGFYVSDHPLKSIRKSAKILAPINLSQLGEQQEDTTLCAVVILNNVKKVITKKGDPMAILQIEDLTAQSEAVVFPKNYERVNLLLQVDARLIIWGKVDRRDEQTQFIVEDAEPVETVQMVMVEFNPQQAATIEEQHRLRTILQEQSGEKEKAKVPVIGVIQAGNSRRLVRFGRQFWVQNSISTVQALQNAQFMARVQPLVND from the coding sequence ATGGTTAAAATAATCGCTAAAAAATCACTTGGTACGCAGAATGTATATGACATTGGAGTAGAACGCGACCATAATTTCATCATTAAAAATGGTTTGGTAGCTTCCAATTGCTTTAACAAATCACATTCTACAGCTTACGGTTATGTAACATACCAAACCGCGTATTTAAAAGCCAATTATCCGTTAGAGTACATGGCGGCGCTGTTGACAGCTAACTGTGATGACACAGACAAAGTACAGAAATACATTGCCACTTGTACGAATATGGGAATTCAAATTGACCCGCCAGATATTAACCGTTCTGGTGTCGATTTTACTCCATTGGGTGGCAAGATTGTGTTTGGGTTGTCGGCTGTGCGCAATGTTGGGCAAAATGCGATCGCCTCAATTTTAGAAGCAAGAGAAACTACAGGCGAGTTTAAATCCTTGGCTGATTTTTGCGATCGCATCGATTTAGGTACTGTGAACCGCCGCACTTTACAATCATTGATTTATTGTGGAGCCTTTGACAAACTTGATTCTAACCGCAATCAGTTAATTCACGATTTAGATTTAGTCTATGATTGGGCTCAATCTCGTGCCAGAGATAGAGCAACTGGGCAAGGAAACCTTTTTGATTTATTAGGTGGTGGATTTTCTAGTAAGAATAATACACCCCAAAATAGCTTTGATAGCGCGCCCAAAGCTAAATCTGTGCCTGATTTTCCTCCCCAAGAAAAGTTACGGATGGAAAAAGAACTTTTGGGATTTTATGTATCAGATCATCCACTTAAATCTATACGTAAATCTGCAAAAATTTTAGCTCCAATTAACCTTTCCCAACTAGGTGAACAACAGGAAGATACAACATTATGTGCAGTTGTGATTCTCAATAATGTGAAAAAAGTAATCACAAAAAAAGGCGATCCAATGGCCATTTTGCAAATAGAAGATTTAACTGCACAATCAGAAGCCGTAGTCTTTCCAAAAAATTATGAACGTGTTAATTTGCTCTTGCAAGTTGATGCGAGATTAATCATTTGGGGTAAAGTAGACCGACGTGATGAACAAACTCAATTTATTGTTGAAGATGCAGAGCCAGTCGAAACAGTACAAATGGTGATGGTAGAATTCAATCCTCAACAAGCAGCCACAATTGAAGAACAACATCGCCTGCGAACTATTTTGCAAGAACAATCAGGAGAAAAAGAAAAAGCAAAAGTACCTGTAATTGGGGTTATACAAGCTGGAAACTCGCGTCGCCTTGTTCGTTTTGGACGGCAATTTTGGGTGCAAAATTCTATCAGCACCGTTCAGGCTTTGCAAAATGCCCAATTTATGGCTCGTGTACAACCACTTGTAAATGACTGA
- a CDS encoding RodZ domain-containing protein, whose protein sequence is MNSFNDAQQEQLKEVGAYLRQVRLEKSLRIEQITAKTLIRQVLLEALEEGRYEDLPEPVFVQGFIKRYGDALGLNGTDLAKNFAINFFLLDSENENLDLKPKSNIKNIHIPLAIPYAILLAVASLVLFFKLSPRNSAESIARNQNQSRSAIEKPGSSLRTEASSSQVFPVEVTIELQDHSWLRVKADGKTAFEGTLNKGERKTWTANKQLTILSENAGAVLVSANNKERKPLGNSGRVKQVTFTPESVNSQ, encoded by the coding sequence GTGAATTCCTTCAATGATGCTCAACAAGAGCAACTCAAGGAAGTAGGAGCATATTTACGACAGGTGCGACTAGAAAAAAGCTTGCGTATAGAACAAATCACCGCAAAAACACTGATTCGACAAGTTTTATTAGAAGCTTTGGAAGAAGGGCGATATGAAGATTTGCCCGAACCTGTTTTTGTGCAAGGATTTATCAAGCGCTACGGGGATGCCTTAGGGCTGAATGGCACTGATTTAGCTAAAAATTTTGCAATTAATTTTTTCCTTCTCGACTCTGAGAACGAAAATCTTGATCTCAAGCCAAAATCAAATATAAAAAACATACATATTCCTCTTGCTATCCCTTATGCAATCTTGCTAGCTGTTGCTTCCCTTGTACTATTTTTTAAACTTAGTCCCAGGAATTCAGCCGAATCCATTGCTAGAAACCAAAATCAATCCAGATCCGCTATAGAGAAACCAGGATCTTCATTGCGAACAGAAGCCTCTTCTTCACAAGTATTTCCTGTTGAAGTTACCATTGAACTTCAAGATCATTCATGGTTACGAGTAAAAGCAGATGGCAAAACAGCTTTTGAGGGTACGTTAAATAAGGGCGAAAGAAAAACCTGGACAGCAAACAAACAGTTGACTATTCTTTCAGAAAATGCCGGGGCTGTATTAGTTTCTGCCAACAACAAAGAACGAAAACCTCTTGGAAATTCAGGGCGTGTAAAACAAGTAACATTTACCCCTGAATCGGTCAATAGTCAATAG
- a CDS encoding response regulator: protein MDHPISELDKVRLQLMTLDRPKKQKILVVDDEPDNLDLLYRTFRRDFHVLKADSGMNALQVLAAEGEVAVIISDQRMPEMKGTEFLSKTVPQFPNTVRIILTGFTDIEDLVEAINAGQVYKYITKPWDPGELKAVVQRAAETYDLLNQRTEELRRANAHMALLAILVQVAEDNSSLEVTLNSIAKAFGESFAADGAILQLVEGSNLVATEGNYSCTGSVENWLAHDPLTSAAIATGQMQVSVNVPQDDKLAGVTHYSNTGVEAHLIIPITSAGKVLAVLSLQWKKPCTLREDELKLIHLSAQLVAIILSSVHYHQTVHAA, encoded by the coding sequence ATGGATCATCCCATTTCCGAATTAGATAAAGTACGCCTTCAATTGATGACTCTGGATAGACCAAAAAAACAAAAAATATTGGTAGTTGATGATGAACCAGATAATTTGGATCTGCTGTATCGTACTTTCCGACGAGATTTTCATGTTCTCAAAGCAGATAGTGGGATGAATGCTCTGCAAGTATTAGCAGCAGAAGGGGAAGTAGCAGTTATTATCTCCGATCAACGAATGCCAGAAATGAAGGGAACTGAGTTTTTAAGCAAAACTGTACCTCAGTTTCCCAACACAGTCAGAATTATTCTCACTGGTTTTACAGATATTGAAGACTTAGTTGAAGCGATTAATGCTGGACAAGTCTATAAGTACATTACCAAACCGTGGGATCCAGGCGAACTGAAGGCTGTTGTCCAAAGAGCGGCTGAAACTTATGATTTGCTCAACCAGCGAACGGAAGAATTGCGTCGTGCTAATGCCCATATGGCGTTACTTGCAATTTTAGTGCAGGTTGCTGAGGATAATTCTAGTTTAGAGGTGACTTTAAACTCAATTGCCAAGGCTTTTGGTGAAAGTTTCGCTGCCGATGGAGCGATTTTGCAACTTGTGGAGGGTAGTAATCTAGTTGCCACTGAAGGTAATTACAGTTGTACGGGTTCTGTAGAAAACTGGCTAGCTCACGATCCTCTCACCAGTGCAGCGATCGCTACTGGGCAAATGCAAGTCTCAGTCAACGTTCCTCAAGACGATAAATTGGCTGGTGTTACTCACTACTCCAATACTGGTGTAGAAGCGCATCTAATTATCCCAATTACCTCCGCAGGTAAGGTGTTAGCAGTATTGTCCCTACAATGGAAAAAACCCTGCACTTTACGAGAAGATGAACTCAAACTAATTCATCTATCAGCACAACTAGTGGCGATCATACTTAGTTCAGTTCATTATCATCAAACAGTTCACGCTGCATAA
- the gatA gene encoding Asp-tRNA(Asn)/Glu-tRNA(Gln) amidotransferase subunit GatA → MASIRELHKQLVNKERSAVEITQEALERIQALEPQLHSFLCVTAQRALEQARAVDAKIAAGEEIGALAGIPIGIKDNICTKGIPTTCASRILENFVPPYESTVTQKLLEADAVMVGKTNLDEFAMGGSTETSAFGMTGNPWDLSRVPGGSSGGSAAAVAAEECLVSLGSDTGGSIRQPASFCGVVGMKPTYGLVSRYGLVAFASSLDQIGPFGRTVEDAAILLSAIAGYDPKDSTSLKVQIPNYAASLKPDLKPRGQLRIGVIQETFGEGLDSQVEQAVKQALEQLQDLGAEIHVISCPRFRYGLPSYYIIAPSEASANLARYDGVKYGYRASEADNLMEMYTRTRATGFGAEVKRRIMVGTYALSAGYYDAYYLKAQKVRTLIKEDFEKAFELVDILACPTAPTTAFKAGEKTSDPLSMYLVDLMTIPVNLAGLPGISVPCGFDDKGLPIGLQLIGKPLREDQLFQVAYAYEQSTSWHLQKPKI, encoded by the coding sequence ATGGCATCCATTCGCGAGTTGCACAAACAGCTAGTAAACAAAGAACGTTCTGCGGTGGAAATTACTCAAGAAGCTTTAGAGCGTATTCAAGCCCTAGAGCCGCAATTACACAGTTTTTTGTGCGTGACTGCCCAAAGGGCATTAGAACAAGCGCGTGCTGTGGATGCCAAAATCGCCGCCGGGGAAGAAATTGGCGCCCTTGCAGGAATTCCGATTGGTATTAAAGACAATATATGTACAAAAGGAATTCCTACCACCTGCGCTTCCCGCATCTTAGAAAATTTTGTACCGCCTTATGAATCAACGGTAACGCAAAAACTGCTAGAAGCTGATGCAGTTATGGTGGGTAAAACCAATTTAGATGAGTTTGCCATGGGCGGTTCTACAGAAACTTCTGCCTTTGGCATGACGGGTAATCCTTGGGATTTATCAAGGGTTCCAGGTGGTTCTTCTGGCGGCTCGGCAGCAGCAGTAGCAGCAGAAGAGTGTCTTGTGTCTCTTGGTTCTGATACTGGTGGTTCGATTCGTCAACCAGCATCTTTTTGTGGTGTGGTGGGCATGAAACCAACTTATGGGCTGGTTTCTCGTTATGGTTTGGTAGCGTTTGCTTCATCTTTGGATCAAATTGGGCCTTTTGGGCGCACAGTAGAAGATGCAGCGATATTATTGAGTGCGATCGCCGGATACGATCCCAAAGACTCCACCAGCTTAAAAGTTCAAATTCCTAATTATGCCGCCAGCCTAAAACCAGATCTCAAACCGAGAGGACAACTTAGAATCGGTGTGATACAAGAAACTTTTGGTGAAGGTTTAGACTCTCAAGTTGAACAAGCCGTAAAACAAGCGTTAGAGCAATTGCAAGATTTGGGTGCAGAAATTCATGTAATTTCTTGTCCCCGCTTCCGCTACGGCTTACCTAGTTACTACATCATCGCTCCTTCAGAAGCATCGGCAAACCTAGCTCGTTACGATGGTGTGAAATATGGCTACCGTGCTTCTGAGGCAGATAACTTGATGGAGATGTACACCCGTACTCGTGCTACTGGTTTTGGTGCAGAAGTCAAACGTCGGATTATGGTTGGAACCTATGCCCTATCGGCTGGTTATTACGATGCCTACTATCTCAAAGCACAAAAAGTACGTACTTTGATTAAAGAAGACTTTGAGAAAGCTTTTGAACTCGTAGATATCTTAGCTTGTCCTACGGCTCCCACTACGGCATTTAAAGCAGGAGAAAAAACCTCCGATCCCTTGAGTATGTATTTGGTTGACTTAATGACTATTCCAGTCAATCTTGCGGGTTTGCCTGGTATAAGTGTGCCGTGTGGCTTTGACGACAAGGGGCTACCGATTGGTTTACAGCTGATTGGTAAACCACTGCGAGAAGATCAGTTGTTTCAGGTAGCTTATGCTTATGAGCAATCGACTTCATGGCACCTGCAAAAGCCTAAAATTTAG
- a CDS encoding DUF445 domain-containing protein, with translation MNLDWSHLWLYVSPPILGGVIGYFTNDIAIKMLFRPYRAIYIGGRRLPFTPGLIPRNQERLAKNISKTIMGSLLTPEELQNLARRLLQTERVESAILWLLRMAIDQVKSDKEQKTAKIVAGILRDLLGESLPRLLKVLARREDFLEAQINQIFDQILLEFQLTDEQASRLADWLLQVVLPPETIRLAIIDFLSDRTIQTIDESFREKTSGTYWVVANLFGLRNTLSRLRTYCLDEKEATNQLLKEWIQDLRVRDHLKNVLQNLTLQNLPIGTVRQLRKTTRESVRQYLQTRGGDFLQGLSDSVDWHNIAVLLVNRLSTSPVVNTSLEVASQELALILERYLEKDLEAIVTHAIPILSIDQVIMDRVKSTSPADLEAAIEGIVKNELQAIVTLGGILGFIVGLFQAAFLLISNV, from the coding sequence ATGAATTTGGATTGGTCTCATCTTTGGCTGTATGTATCTCCACCAATCTTAGGTGGAGTAATTGGCTATTTCACTAATGATATAGCCATCAAAATGTTATTTCGTCCTTATAGAGCAATTTACATTGGCGGACGAAGATTACCCTTCACTCCTGGATTGATTCCTCGCAACCAGGAACGTTTGGCTAAGAATATCTCCAAAACGATTATGGGATCGCTGCTCACGCCAGAGGAGTTACAGAATCTGGCGCGGCGATTGTTACAAACAGAACGCGTGGAATCAGCAATTCTCTGGTTGCTGAGAATGGCAATTGATCAAGTCAAATCCGATAAAGAGCAGAAAACAGCCAAGATTGTGGCGGGTATTTTGCGGGATTTGTTAGGGGAATCATTACCACGTTTGCTGAAGGTGCTGGCACGACGGGAAGACTTTTTAGAAGCTCAAATCAATCAAATTTTTGACCAAATACTTTTGGAATTTCAACTGACTGATGAGCAAGCTTCTCGCCTTGCTGATTGGCTTTTGCAAGTTGTTTTACCACCAGAGACAATTCGGTTAGCAATTATTGATTTTTTAAGCGATCGCACGATTCAGACTATTGATGAAAGCTTTCGAGAAAAAACCAGTGGTACCTATTGGGTAGTAGCAAATCTGTTTGGTTTACGCAATACATTATCGCGGCTGCGGACTTATTGTTTGGATGAGAAAGAAGCTACGAATCAGCTATTAAAGGAATGGATTCAAGATTTGCGAGTACGCGATCACCTCAAAAATGTCTTGCAAAATTTGACTTTACAAAATTTGCCTATAGGTACCGTGAGGCAACTACGAAAAACTACACGCGAAAGTGTTCGTCAATATCTACAAACACGCGGTGGTGATTTCCTACAAGGATTAAGTGATTCGGTTGACTGGCATAATATAGCTGTCTTACTAGTTAACCGCCTTAGTACCTCACCTGTTGTGAACACTTCTTTAGAAGTTGCAAGTCAAGAATTGGCTTTAATCTTAGAGCGTTATTTAGAAAAAGATTTAGAAGCGATCGTGACTCACGCAATTCCAATTTTGTCCATTGATCAGGTAATTATGGATAGAGTCAAGTCAACTTCACCAGCAGATTTAGAAGCTGCTATTGAGGGAATTGTTAAAAATGAATTGCAAGCAATTGTGACTTTAGGTGGTATTTTAGGTTTTATCGTGGGGTTATTTCAAGCAGCATTTTTGTTGATTAGTAATGTTTAA
- the ubiE gene encoding bifunctional demethylmenaquinone methyltransferase/2-methoxy-6-polyprenyl-1,4-benzoquinol methylase UbiE: MANEIRNIFDRIAPVYDQLNDWLSLGQHRIWKEMTVKWSEAKVGDTCLDLCCGSGDLAFRLARRVKATGKVYGVDFSPGLLEIAQMRSQSQYPSFAIAWVEADVLDLPFENNQFDAATMGYGLRNVTDIPRCLKELHRVLKIGAKAAILDFHRPTDSTARAFQQWYLGNLVVPIAEQMGLKEEYAYISPSLDRFPTGKNQVEIALKVGFTTATHYPIANGMMGVLVVNKA; the protein is encoded by the coding sequence ATGGCTAACGAAATTCGCAACATCTTTGATCGTATCGCTCCTGTTTACGACCAATTGAACGATTGGTTAAGCTTAGGACAACACCGGATTTGGAAAGAAATGACGGTCAAATGGAGCGAAGCAAAAGTAGGAGATACTTGCTTGGATTTGTGTTGCGGCAGTGGCGATCTAGCTTTTCGGCTGGCTCGGCGTGTAAAAGCAACTGGAAAAGTATACGGCGTGGATTTTTCACCTGGGCTGTTAGAAATTGCTCAGATGCGCTCTCAATCTCAGTATCCCTCTTTTGCGATCGCTTGGGTAGAAGCCGATGTTCTGGATTTACCCTTTGAGAATAATCAATTTGATGCTGCGACGATGGGTTATGGTTTACGAAATGTAACAGATATTCCTCGCTGTTTAAAAGAATTACACCGGGTTCTGAAAATAGGTGCGAAAGCTGCAATTTTAGACTTTCATCGTCCCACAGATTCGACAGCTAGAGCTTTTCAGCAGTGGTATTTGGGCAATCTTGTAGTGCCGATTGCCGAACAAATGGGTTTAAAGGAAGAATACGCCTATATCAGTCCTAGCTTAGATCGGTTTCCTACAGGCAAAAATCAAGTAGAAATAGCTCTAAAAGTTGGTTTTACAACTGCCACACATTACCCCATTGCGAACGGTATGATGGGAGTGCTGGTGGTAAATAAAGCCTAA
- a CDS encoding class I fructose-bisphosphate aldolase: MTTMLVVPDSIESLLGQEAEELLTYKAKVPKDLLHLPGSDFVDRVWLNSDRSPQVLRNLQLLYSTGRLANTGYLSILPVDQGIEHSAGASFAPNPLYFDPENIVKLAIGAGCNAVATTLGVLGAVSRKYAHKIPFIVKLNHNELLTYPNQFDQIMFASVEQAWNLGAAAVGATIYFGSEQSTRQIQEVSQAFKRAHELGMGTILWCYLRNSAFKQDQDYHIAADLTGQANHLGVTIEADIIKQKLPENNNGYEAIAKATGKSYGKTDKRIYSDLTTDHPIDLTRYQVLNCYCGRAGLINSGGASGKNDFAEAVRTAVINKRAGGTGLISGRKTFQRPFEEGIRLFNAIQDVYLSKDVTIA; the protein is encoded by the coding sequence ATGACTACAATGTTAGTAGTGCCAGATTCCATTGAGTCCTTGCTAGGGCAGGAAGCAGAAGAACTATTAACCTACAAGGCAAAAGTTCCTAAAGATTTATTACATTTACCAGGCTCGGATTTTGTAGATCGAGTGTGGCTCAATAGCGATCGCAGTCCTCAAGTTTTACGCAATCTCCAGCTACTTTACTCTACTGGCAGGCTCGCTAATACTGGCTATCTTTCCATCTTGCCAGTAGACCAAGGTATTGAACACTCCGCAGGTGCATCTTTTGCACCCAATCCCCTTTATTTCGATCCAGAAAATATTGTCAAGTTGGCGATCGGGGCAGGATGTAATGCTGTGGCGACAACTTTGGGAGTGTTGGGTGCAGTTTCACGCAAATATGCGCACAAAATTCCCTTTATCGTCAAACTTAACCACAACGAATTGCTAACTTACCCTAATCAATTTGACCAAATTATGTTCGCCTCTGTCGAACAAGCTTGGAATTTGGGTGCTGCGGCAGTGGGTGCGACAATTTATTTTGGCTCAGAACAATCTACCAGGCAAATTCAAGAAGTCAGCCAAGCATTTAAACGCGCCCATGAACTGGGGATGGGGACAATTCTTTGGTGTTATTTACGTAATAGCGCCTTTAAACAAGACCAAGACTATCATATTGCCGCCGATTTGACAGGGCAAGCAAATCATTTGGGCGTAACAATAGAAGCCGACATCATTAAACAAAAACTGCCAGAAAACAACAATGGTTATGAAGCAATAGCCAAAGCAACTGGCAAGAGTTACGGTAAAACCGACAAACGGATTTATTCAGATTTGACAACCGATCACCCCATTGATTTGACTCGTTACCAAGTGTTGAATTGTTATTGTGGGCGTGCAGGGTTGATTAATTCTGGTGGTGCTTCTGGTAAAAATGACTTTGCCGAAGCAGTTCGTACCGCAGTCATTAACAAACGTGCCGGTGGTACAGGATTAATTTCTGGGCGTAAGACGTTCCAGCGCCCATTTGAGGAAGGCATCAGGCTATTCAATGCCATCCAAGATGTTTATCTATCAAAAGATGTAACTATTGCTTAG